One window of Acipenser ruthenus chromosome 45, fAciRut3.2 maternal haplotype, whole genome shotgun sequence genomic DNA carries:
- the LOC131720876 gene encoding keratin, type II cytoskeletal 8-like, which yields MTSTIRMTTTKSSSGGSGGAGGFKGSGVSFRSSSGGGGGGVGFGSRSLIMPSRSRMSVVSSSFGGGRAGGGGMGYGGGASFSSMSSYGGMGGGGGGFGGGYGGGMGMGGGMGMGGGFGGGGFGGGMGAPITAVTVNQSLLAPLNLEIDPNIQVIRSQEKEQIKGLNNRFASFIDKVRFLEQQNKMLETKWNLMQGQTTTKSNINAMFEAYIANLRRQLDSLGNDKMKLESDLSNMQNMVEDFKNKYEDEINKRASVENEFVLLKKDVDGAYMNKVELEAKVDALQDEINFLRAIYEEELREMQSQIKDTSVVLEMDNSRNLDMDSIVAEVRAQYEDIAAKSRAEAESWYKQKYEEMSTSAGQYGDDLRNTKSEIAELNRMISRLTSEIESVKGQRGNLEAQIAEAEERGELAVKDAKARIADLEAALQKAKQDMARQVREYQELMNVKLALDIEIATYRKLLEGEESRISSGGGAVTVHMQQSVSSSGGGFGMGGGGGGYGMGGGMGGGMGGGSGGGFGMGGGGGSGFGMGGGIGGGMGGGMGGGSMSGGGYGGFSGGSSGGGGGSSKVSYSQSSTTKTKRY from the exons ATGACTTCCACCATTCGTATGACCACGACCAAGAGCAGCTCTGGAGGCTCTGGAGGCGCCGGAGGCTTCAAAGGATCAGGAGTGAGCTTCAGAAGCAGCAGCGGTGGCGGTGGCGGTGGCGTTGGCTTTGGAAGCCGTTCCTTGATCATGCCAAGCCGGTCCAGGATGAGCGTCGTGTCCTCATCGTTCGGCGGTGGTCGTGCTGGTGGTGGCGGTATGGGATATGGAGGTGGAGCCAGCTTCAGCTCCATGTCAAGCTACGGCGGCATGGGTGGTGGTGGCGGCGGCTTTGGTGGAGGGTATGGTGGCGGCATGGGGATGGGTGGCGGCATGGGGATGGGTGGCGGTTTCGGTGGCGGAGGTTTCGGTGGCGGCATGGGTGCCCCCATCACCGCAGTGACCGTCAACCAAAGCCTACTGGCCCCCCTCAACTTGGAGATCGACCCCAACATCCAGGTGATCCGCTCCCAGGAGAAGGAGCAGATCAAGGGCCTCAACAACCGCTTCGCCTCCTTCATCGACAAG GTCCGTtttctggagcagcagaacaagatGCTGGAGACCAAGTGGAATCTAATGCAGGGACAGACCACCACCAAGTCCAACATCAACGCCATGTTCGAGGCGTACATCGCCAACCTGCGCAGGCAGCTCGACTCCCTGGGCAATGACAAGATGAAGCTGGAGAGCGATCTGTCTAATATGCAGAACATGGTGGAGGACTTCAAAAACAA ATACGAGGATGAAATCAACAAGCGTGCCAGTGTGGAGAACGAATTCGTCCTGCTGAAGAAG GATGTTGATGGTGCTTACATGAACAAGGTTGAGCTGGAAGCCAAGGTCGATGCGCTTCAGGATGAGATTAACTTCCTCAGGGCCATCTACGAAGAG gaGCTTCGCGAAATGCAGTCCCAGATCAAGGACACCTCGGTGGTGTTGGAGATGGACAACAGCCGTAACCTGGACATGGACTCCATCGTGGCCGAAGTGCGCGCTCAGTACGAGGACATCGCTGCCAAGAGCCGTGCCGAGGCTGAGAGCTGGTACAAGCAGAAG TACGAGGAGATGTCCACCTCCGCCGGACAGTACGGGGATGACCTGCGCAACACCAAATCTGAGATCGCCGAACTGAACCGCATGATCAGCAGACTGACCTCTGAGATTGAATCTGTTAAGGGCCAG CGCGGAAACCTGGAGGCTCAGATCGCTGAGGCAGAGGAGCGCGGGGAGCTGGCAGTGAAAGACGCCAAGGCCCGTATTGCAGATCTGGAGGCCGCTCTCCAGAAAGCCAAACAGGACATGGCCCGCCAGGTCCGGGAGTACCAGGAGCTAATGAACGTCAAGCTGGCCCTGGATATTGAGATCGCCACCTACAGGAAACTCCTGGAAGGAGAGGAGAGCAG AATCAGCTCAGGCGGTGGAGCAGTCACAGTACACATGCAGCAGAGTGTATCTTCATCTG gaGGCGGATTCGGAATGGGAGGAGGCGGCGGCGGATACGGCATGGGAGGAGGAATGGGAGGAGGAATGGGAGGAGGAAGCGGCGGTGGATTCGGAATGGGAGGAGGAGGCGGCAGTGGATTCGGAATGGGAGGAGGAATTGGAGGAGGAATGGGAGGAGGAATGGGAGGAGGCTCTATGAGTGGTGGAGGATACGGAGGCTTTAgcggcggcagcagcggcggtggtggtggcagcagcaAAGTGTCCTATTCACAATCCTCCACGACCAAGACCAAGCGCTACTAA
- the LOC131720875 gene encoding keratin, type II cytoskeletal 8-like, with the protein MTSTIRMTTTKSSSGGSGGSGGFKGSGVSFRSSSGGGGGGFGSRSLIMPSRSRMSVVSSSFGGGRAGGGGGGYGGGASFSSMSSYGGMGGGGGGFGGGYGGGLGMGGGMGMGGGFGGGHGGGFGGGGFGGGMGAPITAVTVNQSLLAPLNLEIDPNIQVIRSQEKEQIKGLNNRFASFIDKVRFLEQQNKMLETKWNLMQGQTTTKSNINAMFEAYIANLRRQLDSLGNDKMKLESDLSNMQNMVEDFKNKYEDEINKRASVENEFVLLKKDVDGAYMNKVELEAKVDALQDEINFLRAIYEEELREMQSQIKDTSVVLEMDNSRNLDMDSIVAEVRAQYEDIAAKSRAEAESWYKQKYEEMSTSAGQYGDDLRNTKSEIAELNRMISRLTSEIESVKGQRGNLEAQIAEAEERGELAVKDAKARIADLEAALQKAKQDMARQVREYQELMNVKLALDIEIATYRKLLEGEESRISSGGGAVTVHMQQSVSSSGGGFGMGGGGGGYGMGGGMGGGMGGGSGGGFGMGGGGGSGGFGMGGGIGGGMGGGSMSGGGYGGFSGGSSGGGGVSSKVSYSQSSTTKSKRY; encoded by the exons ATGACTTCCACCATTCGTATGACCACGACCAAGAGCAGCTCTGGAGGCTCTGGAGGCTCCGGAGGCTTCAAAGGATCAGGAGTGAGCTTCAGAAGCAGCAGCGGTGGCGGTGGCGGTGGCTTTGGAAGCCGTTCCTTGATCATGCCAAGCCGGTCCAGGATGAGCGTCGTGTCCTCATCGTTCGGCGGTGGTCGTGCTGGTGGTGGCGGTGGCGGATATGGAGGTGGAGCCAGCTTCAGCTCCATGTCAAGCTACGGCGGCATGGGTGGTGGTGGCGGCGGCTTTGGCGGAGGGTATGGTGGCGGCTTGGGGATGGGTGGCGGCATGGGGATGGGTGGTGGTTTCGGAGGCGGACACGGTGGCGGTTTCGGTGGCGGAGGTTTCGGTGGCGGCATGGGCGCCCCCATCACCGCAGTGACCGTCAACCAAAGCCTACTGGCCCCCCTCAACTTGGAGATCGACCCCAACATCCAGGTGATCCGCTCCCAGGAGAAGGAGCAGATCAAGGGCCTCAACAACCGCTTCGCCTCCTTCATCGACAAG GTCCGTtttctggagcagcagaacaagatGCTGGAGACCAAGTGGAATCTAATGCAGGGACAGACCACCACCAAGTCCAACATCAACGCCATGTTCGAGGCGTACATCGCCAACCTGCGCCGGCAACTCGACTCCCTGGGCAATGACAAGATGAAGCTGGAGAGCGATCTGTCTAATATGCAGAACATGGTGGAGGACTTCAAAAACAA ATACGAGGATGAAATCAACAAGCGTGCCAGTGTGGAGAACGAATTCGTCCTGCTGAAGAAG GATGTTGATGGTGCTTACATGAACAAGGTTGAGCTGGAAGCCAAGGTCGATGCGCTCCAGGATGAGATTAACTTCCTCAGGGCCATCTACGAAGAG gaGCTTCGCGAGATGCAGTCCCAGATCAAGGACACCTCCGTGGTGTTGGAGATGGACAACAGCCGTAACCTGGACATGGACTCCATCGTGGCCGAAGTGCGCGCTCAGTACGAGGACATCGCTGCCAAGAGCCGTGCCGAGGCTGAGAGCTGGTACAAGCAGAAG TACGAGGAGATGTCCACCTCCGCCGGACAGTACGGTGATGACCTGCGCAACACCAAATCTGAGATCGCCGAACTGAACCGCATGATCAGCAGACTGACCTCTGAGATTGAATCTGTTAAGGGCCAG CGCGGGAACCTGGAGGCTCAGATCGCTGAGGCAGAGGAGCGCGGGGAGCTGGCAGTGAAAGACGCCAAGGCCCGTATTGCAGATCTGGAGGCCGCTCTCCAGAAAGCCAAACAGGACATGGCCCGCCAGGTCCGGGAGTACCAGGAGCTGATGAACGTCAAGCTGGCCCTGGATATTGAGATCGCCACCTACAGGAAACTCCTGGAAGGAGAGGAGAGCAG AATCAGCTCAGGCGGTGGAGCAGTCACAGTACACATGCAGCAGAGTGTATCTTCATCTG gagGCGGATTCGGAATGGGAGGAGGCGGCGGCGGATACGGCATGGGAGGAGGAATGGGAGGAGGAATGGGAGGAGGAAGCGGCGGTGGATTCGGAATGGGAGGAGGAGGCGGCAGCGGTGGATTCGGAATGGGAGGAGGAATCGGAGGAGGAATGGGAGGAGGCTCCATGAGTGGTGGAGGATACGGAGGCTTTAgcggcggcagcagcggcggTGGTGGTGTCAGCAGCAAAGTGTCCTATTCACAATCCTCCACGACCAAGTCCAAGCGCTACTAA